In the genome of Primulina eburnea isolate SZY01 chromosome 13, ASM2296580v1, whole genome shotgun sequence, the window tcgaatctgcaatcattgatatatcgagagttgcatataaaTTCGATAATGATGTGATGTATATTTGAATAATAATAGTGACATGGTATTTGCAACTGAGAAAACACTTTTCCAAATGCACATGTCTTACTCTGACCAGAGATTTCTTGCACTGTTAACTAATCAGACTACATATGATAGTTTCGCACGTAGGCAAACAGTTAATCCCCGAGTAGAATGAAGttgctcctacgtattttgAAACTACACATAACTTTGTCACATGATGACCCTCAATGTAGTTAGTAAACGGAGCAAAGTGCATGCTGATACATAAAACTTctacattgtcccgggtcaaagaactaatggtgtacaaccataaccacAGAATATTCCActtgataagtgagaaccacttggacagtcTGAAGGAGGGTTTTTTAGTgtatcatcatatgatcactcatctgtatgaatggacatcttcatgtccttaccaatgaaacatgacgtttccatcacagatgctaatctcgagctcaagcgacattTATCCTTAATTTAGGCGGTTGATTCGACTAGGAACATATTTAGAATATATGGTACACTTCCTAATGcgttttatgattatgttgagAAGCAAACCTCGTGGTACCTATTATATATTCAAAGATTTTATCCATGCAGTTTGTATTTGTATATAGATAAAATTAAATGTCATAATTGGATAAACTATAAAatattgttaatttttttttctattagAGTTAATAAAGCTCAAATCACAAATTGACTCGTTGAACACTTACTCTTGCAACCTTCACTTCTGATCTAGCAAACAATTTAATTGTTCACCTATGTCACAATGTTATAGGGACTGGTTTACGCAACATTCGTATGTCGTACTCGAAGATCTCAACTGCCGATGTAGCTAAGAAGCTAAGATTGGAGTCTCCaaatcctgttgctcatgtggAAAGCATCGTATCTAAAGCAATTCGAGACGGTGCAATTGATGCTACAGTAGATCATGGAAATGGATTGATGGTATCAAAGGAGACCGGGGATATTTACTCTACAAACGAGCCGCAAATCGCATTTAACTCGAGAATTGCTTTCTGCCTCAATATGCACAGTGAAGCAGTTCGTGCCCTTCAATTTCCACCTAATTCTCACAAGGCAAAGGAAAGCGTGGAGAAGAGGAGAGAGGGGCAAAGAAACACGTAGCTGAGGAAGATGAGGATGAATTCTTACTATAACAAGGTTGAATAAGGTTCtcactaaaaaatttaaatgagaCCCAAATATCAAATTTTTGCAAGGATGTTTCATTTTCTAAGGAGATGGCTTTACATATCTTTCTGTAGCCTTTTCATTCATTATTTATTGCTCTGAGTTCCTGTTTAGGCTCAGATTTTTGTTATTTCTTTTACACCGTAGTCCTATATTTCTTTTATGATCTCAACAGCAAGATTTGTTTTTCCACGTTAAACTTCAGTATTTTCCCCAAAGTTAATACACATGGATGATATGCATGACTCGACTTACTTGAAGAAATATTAATTCAATACTCGAATAACAAACAACTTTAGTCAGTTGGCACACACGAGGCATCCAGTATGATATCCATTTTGATAGGATGGCAAGCTCGGTTAAACCAATATAAGATGTATTTATCCTGAAACTCAGATGTGATTCAAATGTAAGTGTACCAAATGGAACTGAGAGCGGAGAAATTAAAAAGGCTTCAAGGTAGGAGAAAACGAGCAGTGGCATTTCAACCAGCAGCACTTGTTCCGAATGATTTGACAATTGCGCTCACTCTTTCAgcaaatattttggaagttATCTTTTTACCAGGGACGTGAAATGGATTTGAAACTGCATCAACATAAGCTGTATGGAACCTCCTGAAAAACTGCACCAATTTTCATGCCAAACACAAATTTGATGACATATCATGGATTCCGAACAATTGCGATAAAACAATTCcaatataaaattctcaaatgagTCAAAAGTTATTAGAGCTTCAATACAATAATGAGAACAAAGATGTCCCGGCAACAGAAAGATAGAGTTAATTGTCAAAATTTAAGAGAAAATTTGAGATTTTATTTATGATGTGTTTTCTAAGCTATATGCATGCTACCACAATTCGATTAAATGAAGAATATTTTTTGCAGATAATCTCTGGATTATATATAACACTTACATTTCTCACATCTGCATCACGTACATCAAGATCTGTTGTCACTAGAATAAACTTCACCTTTGTATTGGTCAGGTAGCCGTACCTGAGAGCATCAGATCATGAGCTACAAAGTACTTGCCAGGCAAGAAGAAATATACCCGCATCATGTTCACTCGCAATCAGAGAAAAGAAGGAACTTCATACTCACACTTTGTAGTTTTCGGTTGGATACAGCAAACCAAGAAATGTCTCATTTAGTGTTGGAGCAGCCTTTTTCGGATTGTTCACTGAGGTACAAAAAAAAACCGAAGTCGACAAAGAGAAGTATCCATTTCGACCAtgataaaaacacgtaaaaggCCAAATGGACGATGAAAAAAGGTTAGGATTTCCTTTAAGCAAACATCCCGACAAAAGGATAATCTATTCCAAAAATGCATTTTTAACGGAATATTGATTGATGAGGTCTCGTATTATATTTTGGGTTCAGCTGCATTGATCTGAGATGGGTCAAAAATCCATTGCAATAACTATTTAATACCAAGTAGTTTTAGGCTGCATCATCTTCGTTTCAGCATTCTCATCTCAATTTGGCCACTGATACAAAATATGTTTcacatttatttaaaataaagtcTGGCACATGAAATTACCATTGCAACTTTTCTCTCAAGAAAAATGATAAATCCTAATTGTCTGACGCTAAGACACAAAGCAATTAGAGCAACTCAACCTTATTCACTACTTCAATCTTTACTCCACAGATTTGACATCTACTATAACGGCTCGTCGAATTTAATAGAAATTACCACGTGCAATACAATTTAGGGTTCCGAATGCAAATGTACTCAGATGTTCCTCTTAGTCATAGTCGCCACCGGTACACTGACAGGCAGCCGGAATAGGAAAACTACAGGTTTGGCCTATCTCTAAGCAGTAATAACGAGGTTTCACctgaaaaaaagaagaagcgAGATCTAGCAAAGAAATCCACCTCTTTCATCGACGACGTCAAGAGAACAATGAACAATGTGATGAAGCTTGAGCGCATCATCTGCCTCGGTAAAACTCTGTATATACAACGGATTGTTCTgacaaaaaagaaaagaaatcgaaCAACAGTAACGAATTGAATCGATACTCATCAGCAGAGCCAAAGTCAAAGATCGATCGAATCAATAGAGAAGCGTAAAAAGAGGTATAGCGGGGTACCTGGTGGCCGACGACGGCGACGCAGACAATCATTTCTCCGATGAATTAGGTGATAACGCGAGCAGATGCTTCTTTTCTTCCTCCCCGTACTGAAAAGGCCAAGGTAATATATTTTCCTCGAAAAGAAAATTTAGATATTACAGTTTAACTGATCGGAAATTCGACTCCTCGGAAAATTTTTGTGGTCGCTcgttatttaataaataattaaactatataccatatatatatatagaagaatAAAGTCATTGAATTTGCAAAGTTTGAGgtaacaaatattttattttagataTTAAATATAGTTATAATTGAAATATGGTTTTTACGTTTTCCGATAATTGTTTCAAATCTATTTTTGTtgccttgaggagttggtggctACTATACTCGaatccaaatttcaaatttaatctCAATTGAAAAATACTCCCTTCCATCTTTAGCTTATCTATGATGATTGAATACTCCACGGAAGAAATTAGTTTAAATTTAtttcacaaaattttttttaattttttttttatttttggttttcaTCAGCAATCAAATATGTGTCGAGCTCTTCATTATAAGAAAACAAATTGTTTCAAAATCTCAAAAAGAACACTCGTCTTTATCAAATTGTGCCTGGCCCGAAATCTACCGTCCGATTCCTCATCTTCCCTGAATCAGCAGGAGCTTCCTCCACCTTCTTCTCCTTCGAGACTCCAGGCATGCCCATTTTTTTCAGCGTTGATTTCACATCAACGTTGTTTCTAACAGCGACGTACAGCCCACTGATTGACGCTGCGGAAactgaaattttaatttttcttgtgCTAGGGTAATTTTTTCTATTATTATACTTCTTTTTCTAGGTATTTATTGGTTTTCCGGAGTTAGTAGACGATGGCGAAAGAAGGGAGGGTTCATCCAGGTTGCAGAAATGCATCAAACCCGTATCATGAATGTAGTGATTTTTGCTTCAAGATTATTGCTGAAGCGAagaaaaagatgattagcggaGATGCAGGTATGCTTCTGAATACCTTAATAACTATTTCTTCAGATTATTTTTGCTGAGGTAAAGGGCTGATCAAAGGAATTCTATGAATTTTTTGGGTTTAATTTTACGATTATTTACTTGCAATATGCTGATGCTTGTTGAACATGTGATGTTGCTGTTAATTTGGTATGTTACACTACATGGCTGCCTAGATGTCGTGTATTGCAAGGTTGGTCATTCTTGTTCGTGTATCTTCCTAGGGTTACTAGCTGTTGATGACCACATACGGCCTTATGTGGACTCTAACCAGAATCAGGCAGTAGTCTCGGGTGATGAAAGAGATGTAGGTGAGGATCATTCTGATGGGGAGGCTGGTGGTGATGATGAAGATGATGCTGCAAATGGGTTGGCTGCTAATCTTACAGGGAGGCAGAAAAGGTTGTTTGAGTTGAGGTTGAAAATGGTGAGGATCAAATGTAAATTGTAAACAGTCTATTTTTCTTTATATAGACATTTTGGGATTGATGCAGATAAATACTATTCTTTCTTAAGTTCCTTGCCCTTTTAGTCTGTACCTTTCTGTGTCTAATATATCTTTCATTTTTCTTTATAGAATGAGGCAAGAAAAGCCAATCAGACTGCCATGGTCACAGAGAAGAAAAAATCTGAAGCTCCAACGGAGTCTAGAGGGATTTCCAAGCAAAAATGGTTGGACGAGAGGAAGAAGAAAATTGGAAAACTTCTAGACTCCAATGGCTTAGATATGAGTAAAGCATATATGCTGGATACACAAGATATGGCAGAGGCAAAGTATAAGAAATGGGAGAAGGACCCTGCTCCGGCTGGTTGGGAAGGTAAGTGGCCAGTCTTTTCTTTCTAAATGTAACCTCTATTTGCTGCACGGCAGCTTTTGACATGATTTTTTCTTACCCAGGCTGTTTCTTATATATGTTTTCGGGCTACGGTTAATTTGTTTATCAATAGCCATGCTGTTTGGAACCTGAATTTATCAGTTCATTTGAATCTTTAGCTAGTTTATGACATGTTTCCAATCATTGAAATGTCTAAAAACTCACCATACC includes:
- the LOC140810003 gene encoding uncharacterized protein, whose protein sequence is MAKEGRVHPGCRNASNPYHECSDFCFKIIAEAKKKMISGDAGLLAVDDHIRPYVDSNQNQAVVSGDERDVGEDHSDGEAGGDDEDDAANGLAANLTGRQKRLFELRLKMNEARKANQTAMVTEKKKSEAPTESRGISKQKWLDERKKKIGKLLDSNGLDMSKAYMLDTQDMAEAKYKKWEKDPAPAGWEVFNQKTLYNAYKKRAKNIDVDLDEYNRMKEADSEFYRGASSLQYGKAPKISEKKVDRMVKELKDREEKSRSFSRRRKFREEKDIDSINDRNEHFNKKIERAFGKYTLEIKNNLERGTALPD
- the LOC140809080 gene encoding probable 26S proteasome non-ATPase regulatory subunit 3, with the translated sequence MVFATEKTLFQMHMSYSDQRFLALLTNQTTYDSFARTGLRNIRMSYSKISTADVAKKLRLESPNPVAHVESIVSKAIRDGAIDATVDHGNGLMVSKETGDIYSTNEPQIAFNSRIAFCLNMHSEAVRALQFPPNSHKAKESVEKRREGQRNT
- the LOC140810005 gene encoding uncharacterized protein, with amino-acid sequence MIVCVAVVGHQNNPLYIQSFTEADDALKLHHIVHCSLDVVDERVNNPKKAAPTLNETFLGLLYPTENYKVYGYLTNTKVKFILVTTDLDVRDADVRNFFRRFHTAYVDAVSNPFHVPGKKITSKIFAERVSAIVKSFGTSAAG